From the genome of Thermoproteales archaeon:
TATGAAGAATTTAGGCTTATCAGAGGGATCCGCTTCGAAAATTTTAGCTTCGCTCCATTTTTTCTGCCATTTCTGCTCTATACTCTTTAAGAAATCTAATCGTTGTTTATTCACATATGGTTTAGCAAAAGCTTATCACCGTAACTCTTTCTACAATTGAAAAATTTAAACTTTTCCTAACTTTTTTACCTGCAGATTACGCAGTATTATACGGGTAAACTACTAGAGGCAAAAAATAGCGGTAACAGAAAAACGTTGAAATAACTTTTTTGAATAGGATAAACTATGAGAATTTTAGTTACAGGAGCTGCAGGATTCATAGGTTCACACATTACTTTGGAATTTTTTAAGAGAGGCTACGAAGTTATCGCTATTGACAATTTTTCCAGATCAAATTTTTACAACTTTAAATTCGTTAGAGAGCAAGGAATTGAAATTATAAAAGGTGATATAAGAGATGCAGTATTTTTGGAAAAGCTTCCTCGGGTTGACTGGATAATTCATGCGGCTGCATTAATAAATGTGGAAGAATCGGTAGAGAAGCCAAGTTTATATTACGACATTAATGTAAGGGGAACGATAATACTTTTCAAAAAGTTCTATGAGAAAGGTACGAGAAACTTTCTCTATATTAGTTCAGCCGCAGTTTACGGCGAGCCAAAATATTTACCAGTTGATGAAAAACATCCAGTAGATCCCATATCGCCATATGGTGCTAGCAAAGCATCAGCGGAATTCTTTATAAAATCGTTCTATCATAGCCTAAGCGACTTCAATTACGTTATTGTGAGGCCTTTCAACGTTTACGGTCCAGGTCAGAGTGGAGAATACGCTGGTGTTATAGCAAGATTTATTGAAAGAATTTTACAGGGTAAATCCCCCATTATTTTTGGAGATGGTTTACAAACTAGAGATTTTATCCACGTAGATGATGTTGCTAGAGCTATAATAACGATAGTAGAGAAAAATAGATTAAACGAAGTCTTCAATATAGCAACAGGAGTGCCGCGAAGGATTAGAGACCTCGCATATGAAATAATTAAGCTTGCAAATGCGCAATTAGAGCCTACATATCTACCTCCTAAGCCAGGAGATATTGTACATAGTTACGCTATACCTGCTAAAATAATGAATTTAGGTTGGAAACCGGTTATAGATTTTAGTGAAGGCTTACAGGACGTTTTAAAATGGGCCAGATCGGAAATTTCTACCTAATCATCGTCGCCCATATCTTCTATATAAAAACGCTAAAGCCACTATTATGAAAACGACTGTAATAAGGCTTAAATAGGCTATTTCTTCTCGTGGTTTAACATTAACTCTGAGCGATCGAGCTATTGTAGCCGACGCGGATTCTATCTTAAATTCTACGA
Proteins encoded in this window:
- a CDS encoding NAD-dependent epimerase/dehydratase family protein, encoding MRILVTGAAGFIGSHITLEFFKRGYEVIAIDNFSRSNFYNFKFVREQGIEIIKGDIRDAVFLEKLPRVDWIIHAAALINVEESVEKPSLYYDINVRGTIILFKKFYEKGTRNFLYISSAAVYGEPKYLPVDEKHPVDPISPYGASKASAEFFIKSFYHSLSDFNYVIVRPFNVYGPGQSGEYAGVIARFIERILQGKSPIIFGDGLQTRDFIHVDDVARAIITIVEKNRLNEVFNIATGVPRRIRDLAYEIIKLANAQLEPTYLPPKPGDIVHSYAIPAKIMNLGWKPVIDFSEGLQDVLKWARSEIST